A stretch of Candidatus Nanopelagicales bacterium DNA encodes these proteins:
- a CDS encoding MDR family MFS transporter, which translates to MSAQDNATVTTSQGVTTSQGVMTSQGVMTPRRLWLILCALMLTMLLAALDQTIVATALPTITSDLGGLNELSWVVTAYLLASTASTPIWGKLSDLYGRKLMLQSAVVIFVLGSILAGLSQNMGQLITTRSIQGLGAGGLMVLILAVIADIVPPRDRGKYGGLFGGVFGIASVVGPLLGGLFTQHLSWRWVFYVNVPLGIAAFVILGAVLHIPAHKKQHKIDWLGAGLLVAAVVTLLLVAVWGGQRYPWGSSTIIGLAIGSLITAALFIWQELRHPEPIVPLSMFRLPVMRIASAIGFVVGFAMFGAIVYLPLYLQVVRGATPTVAGLQLLPLMVGLLSTSVLSGRLISRTGRYKVFPIIGTALAGIGVSMLSLVTATTGYWYIALAAFILGSGLGNVMQVLIIAVQNNIDPRQMGAATSASTFFRSIGASFGTAVMGAVFTAALAQEITDAVPPDLAAQFNGAANQITSSVGQIDSLPPTIHDSVLTAMANAIGDTFLFAVPIIVIAFVLAWFLKEVPLRKGHGPTLTEELAEDAAVPMPSFE; encoded by the coding sequence GTGAGCGCTCAGGACAACGCCACCGTCACGACCAGCCAGGGCGTCACGACCAGCCAGGGCGTCATGACCAGCCAGGGCGTCATGACCCCCCGCCGGTTATGGCTGATCCTGTGCGCGCTGATGCTGACGATGCTGCTGGCGGCCCTGGATCAGACGATCGTGGCGACGGCGCTTCCGACCATCACTTCGGACCTCGGCGGGCTGAACGAACTGTCGTGGGTCGTCACGGCGTACCTGCTCGCCTCGACTGCGAGCACTCCGATCTGGGGCAAGCTGTCCGACCTGTACGGCCGGAAACTGATGCTGCAGTCCGCCGTCGTGATCTTCGTTCTCGGCTCGATCCTGGCCGGCCTGTCTCAGAACATGGGGCAGTTGATCACCACTCGCTCGATCCAGGGCCTCGGGGCTGGCGGCCTCATGGTGTTGATCCTGGCGGTGATCGCCGACATCGTGCCGCCGCGCGACCGCGGGAAGTACGGAGGGCTCTTCGGCGGTGTCTTCGGAATCGCCAGCGTGGTGGGCCCGCTTCTGGGCGGCCTGTTCACTCAACACCTCAGCTGGCGATGGGTCTTCTACGTCAACGTCCCCCTGGGAATCGCGGCGTTCGTGATCCTCGGCGCGGTTTTGCACATTCCCGCGCATAAGAAGCAGCACAAGATCGACTGGCTCGGGGCCGGCCTCCTGGTCGCGGCCGTGGTAACGCTACTGCTCGTTGCGGTGTGGGGCGGCCAGCGCTACCCGTGGGGATCATCCACCATCATCGGCTTGGCAATCGGCAGCCTGATCACGGCCGCCCTGTTCATCTGGCAGGAGCTGCGTCATCCGGAGCCGATAGTGCCGTTGTCGATGTTCCGGCTGCCGGTGATGCGGATTGCGTCCGCGATCGGTTTCGTCGTCGGTTTCGCGATGTTCGGAGCGATCGTGTATCTGCCGCTGTACCTGCAGGTTGTGCGCGGCGCGACACCGACCGTCGCGGGCCTGCAACTGCTGCCGTTGATGGTCGGGCTGCTGTCGACTTCGGTTCTCAGCGGTCGGCTGATCAGCCGAACGGGAAGGTACAAGGTCTTTCCGATCATCGGCACAGCGTTGGCCGGGATCGGCGTTTCCATGCTTTCGCTGGTTACTGCCACGACGGGATATTGGTACATCGCGCTTGCCGCGTTCATCCTCGGATCTGGTTTGGGCAACGTGATGCAGGTGCTGATCATCGCCGTTCAGAACAACATCGACCCACGTCAGATGGGCGCGGCAACGAGCGCGTCCACTTTCTTCCGGTCGATCGGCGCCTCCTTCGGTACCGCGGTCATGGGCGCGGTGTTCACTGCTGCGCTGGCCCAGGAAATCACGGACGCAGTGCCACCGGATCTCGCGGCCCAGTTCAACGGGGCTGCCAACCAGATCACGTCGTCGGTGGGCCAGATCGACTCACTGCCGCCGACAATCCACGACAGCGTTCTGACCGCTATGGCCAACGCGATCGGCGACACGTTCCTGTTTGCCGTGCCGATCATCGTGATCGCCTTCGTGCTGGCGTGGTTCCTGAAGGAGGTTCCGCTGCGCAAGGGCCACGGGCCGACACTGACTGAGGAACTGGCCGAGGACGCCGCCGTACCCATGCCGAGCTTCGAGTAG